The proteins below are encoded in one region of Oryzias melastigma strain HK-1 linkage group LG9, ASM292280v2, whole genome shotgun sequence:
- the polk gene encoding DNA polymerase kappa: MDNEPTATKDEGFLSRMALNDNKAGMEGLDRDKINSIIMESSKGSKFYENELKKDQQVNQRIEKMMLQKARITQAQLKKAQAQVEKMTLALERSRDLSRVIVHVDMDAFYAAVEMRDCPELKTKPMAVGSMSMLSTSNYHARKYGVRAAMPGFIAKKLCSDLVIVPPNFDKYRAVSEEIREIFADYDPHFLPMSLDEAYLDFTEHLQQRQAWPESLRTHRYSSKSITTAEKENPTPKDIEAKKEEDLSPVLFEESPGSPPGLHGSKGANEGSELFGTCVEEAVREMRFRIEQKTTLTASAGIAPNMMLAKVCSDKNKPNGQYRLPPTREAVMDFMEDLPVRKVCGIGKVSEKMLNALGITKCSHLGQQMALLSLLFSETSCRNFMEVSLGLGSTRISRHEERKSMSIERTFKELSDAEEQFSLCRELCKDLAEDMKKEGLKGKTVSLKLKNVNFEVKTRAQTLPCAVAAEEEIFAVAKDLLKTEIDNEGPHPLKLRLMGVRMSAFVSSEDKAPMQKSILGFLQSGKPESSGSSERMGEPSHNPSQTSQQNATRKEEVFPHRRKTEETQNGGEPQQSFFQRAHAKRLQLLMSSVNTQDEGCGAEASGIPSKESAAALNKNGNLVPPVLENKEFPVEDRPSTSGYEPHSQTLICPVCSSKVETTDLNTFNRHIDVCLNVASTNPKKCEPESVQEYLQECRELNRRQSEADEEQPVSSGVCPWGGQHGGQIQKVSLTQSDSKPTTSQQCQGKRSDLVCPVCHLTQETDDLAVFNRHVDLCLNQEVLHELKGQAAFSQNPSAVKNSQNIASGNLPKQVSKGKNKRRGSPSSLPSKKLRSLGLYNTIDKFFR; the protein is encoded by the exons ATGGATAATGAGCCTACAGCCACCAAAGATGAGGGCTTCCTCTCCAGGATGGCCCTCAATGACAACAAGGCGGGCATGGAAGGTCTCGACAGAGACAAGATCAATAGCATCATCATGGAGTCATCCAAG GGATCGAAATTTTATGAAAACGAGCTGAAGAAAGATCAGCAGGTGAACCAGCGCATTGAGAAAATGATGCTCCAAAAAGCCCGCATTACACAGGCACAGCTGAAGAAGGCACAAGCACAG GTTGAAAAGATGACTTTGGCGCTGGAGAGAAGTCGGGATTTAAGCCGGGTGATTGTGCATGTGGACATGGACGCTTTCTATGCTGCTGTGGAGATGAGAGACTGTCCCGAGTTGAAGACAAAACCCATGGCTGTGGGATCTATGAGTATGCTG tcAACATCCAACTACCATGCTAGAAAATATGGAGTTCGAGCTGCCATGCCTGGCTTCATTGCAAAGAAACTCTGCTCTGATTTAGTCATTGTTCCACCCAACTTTGATAAATACAGAGCTGTCAGCGAAGAG ATCCGGGAGATTTTTGCAGACTATGATCCTCACTTCTTACCAATGAGTCTGGATGAAGCCTATCTTGACTTCACGGAGCACTTGCAACAAAGGCAGGCCTGGCCCGAGTCCTTACGTACACATCGCTACAGCTCCAAGAGCATCACGACAG CTGAAAAGGAAAATCCGACCCCTAAAGATATAGAAGCAAAGAAGGAGGAGGATCTTTCTCCAGTTCTATTTGAGGAAAGTCCAGGTTCCCCGCCTGGCTTGCACGGCTCCAAAGGTGCAAATGAGGGCTCTGAGTTGTTTGGGACATGTGTTGAGGAGGCTGTCAGAGAGATGCGCTTCCGTATTGAGCAAAAAACAACCCTAACCGCCagtgcag GTATTGCTCCAAACATGATGCTTGCCAAGGTATGCAGTGACAAGAACAAGCCCAACGGACAGTACAGACTCCCCCCAACTAGAGAAGCTGTCATGGACTTCATGGAGGATCTTCCAGTTCGCAAA GTGTGTGGGATTGGGAAGGTCAGTGAGAAGATGTTAAACGCTTTGGGAATCACAAAGTGTTCCCATCTCGGCCAGCAGATGGCACTGTTGTCTCTTCTGTTCTCTGAAACTTCCTGTCGGAACTTTATGGAGGTTTCTCTGGGTCTGGGTTCTACACGTATATCCAG ACATGAGGAAAGAAAAAGCATGAGCATTGAGAG GACATTCAAAGAACTGAGTGATGCAGAGGAGCAGTTTTCTTTATGCAGAGAGCTCTGCAAAGACCTGGCAGAGGACATGAAGAAAGAAGGTCTGAAG GGTAAAACTGTTTCACTGAAGctcaaaaatgtcaactttGAGGTGAAAACCAGGGCACAGACTCTACCGTGCGCCGTTGCTGCAGAGGAGGAGATATTTGCCGTTGCCAAGGATCTCCTGAAAACAGAAATAGACAATGAGGGCCCTCATCCGCTCAAACTGAGGCTCATGG GTGTTCGAATGTCGGCCTTTGTCAGCTCGGAAGATAAAGCGCCAATGCAGAAGAGCATTCTGGGCTTTCTTCAGTCAGGAAAGCCAGAGAGCAGCGGATCCTCTGAAAGGATGGGAGAACCTTCCCATAATCCCTCACAAACATCACAGcagaatgctacaagaaaagaagaagttttCCCTCATCGTAGGAAAACAGAGGAAACCCAGAACGGCGGAGAACCCCAACAGTCTTTTTTCCAACGAGCTCATGCTAAGAGGCTGCAGCTTCTCATGTCGAGTGTAAACACGCAGGATGAAGGATGTGGAGCAGAGGCCTCAGGGATTCCCTCCAAAGAAAGTGCAGCTGCACTAAACAAGAATGGAAATTTAGTTCCACCAGTGTTGGAAAATAAAGAGTTTCCTGTGGAGGACCGTCCATCCACATCTGGATATGAACCTCACTCCCAAACTCTGATTTGTCCTGTGTGCTCCAGCAAAGTGGAGACGACCGATCTGAACACCTTTAATAGACATATAGATGTGTGCCTTAATGTCGCCTCTACAAACCCAAAGAAATGCGAGCCAGAGTCTGTTCAGGAGTACCTCCAAGAATGCAGGGAGCTGAACAGACGGCAGAGTGAAGCTGACGAGGAGCAGCCCGTCTCCAGCGGAGTTTGCCCATGGGGGGGCCAACATGGCGGCCAGATTCAAAAGGTTTCCCTGACCCAAAGCGACAGCAAACCCACAACCTCGCAGCAGTGTCAAGGGAAGCGTTCTGACCTTGTTTGCCCCGTGTGTCACCTGACCCAAGAGACGGACGACCTCGCCGTCTTCAATCGCCACGTTGACCTCTGCCTGAACCAGGAGGTCCTGCACGAGCTCAAAGGACAGGCGGCATTCTCCCAGAATCCATCTGCAgttaaaaatagccaaaacataG CCAGTGGAAATCTACCAAAGCAAGTGAGCAAAGGCAAAAATAAGAG aCGAGGCTCGCCCTCCTCGCTGCCCTCTAAAAAGCTGAGGAGCCTCGGTCTTTACAACACCATCGACAAGTTCTTCAGGTGA